A section of the Pseudomonas flavescens genome encodes:
- the wbjC gene encoding UDP-2-acetamido-2,6-beta-L-arabino-hexul-4-ose reductase — protein MKVLITGANGFVGKNLIVHLKERQDVEILTFGRSDDLSTLGERIAQADFVFHLAGVNRPQDPAEFREGNTELTVELCKAIEASGRQIPVVYTSSSQASLDNPYGVSKRGAEEALHALAQQHGSAVHLLRLPNVFGKWAKPNYNSAVATFCHNIARDLPIQINDPAAVITLVYIDDVIAHFLALMSGETKGVDVEPQYRVSVGEIADRLRGFKESRNTLITDRVGEGFVRALYSTYLSYLPPERFTYEVPKYGDPRGVFVEMLKTPDSGQFSFFTAHPGITRGGHYHHTKTEKFLVIKGRARFGFRHIVSGELHELITEGDKPEIVETVPGWTHDITNVGDDEMIVMLWANEIFDRAHPDTYACQVKP, from the coding sequence ATGAAAGTTCTGATCACCGGTGCTAATGGTTTCGTTGGCAAGAATCTGATCGTTCATCTCAAGGAGCGCCAGGATGTCGAGATTCTCACTTTTGGCCGTTCTGACGACCTGAGCACGCTCGGTGAGCGTATTGCCCAGGCAGACTTCGTCTTCCACTTGGCAGGCGTGAATCGGCCTCAGGATCCTGCCGAGTTCAGAGAGGGCAACACCGAGCTTACCGTTGAGCTTTGCAAGGCGATTGAAGCCAGCGGCCGGCAGATTCCGGTTGTATATACCTCGTCGAGCCAGGCCTCGCTGGACAACCCTTACGGAGTCAGCAAGCGTGGAGCTGAAGAGGCCTTGCATGCACTTGCACAGCAGCACGGCAGCGCTGTGCATCTTCTGCGCTTGCCGAATGTATTTGGTAAATGGGCCAAGCCGAACTACAACTCGGCGGTGGCCACGTTCTGCCATAACATTGCCCGTGATCTGCCTATCCAGATCAACGACCCCGCAGCCGTCATCACTCTGGTGTATATCGACGACGTCATTGCCCACTTCCTTGCGTTAATGTCGGGAGAAACCAAAGGCGTTGACGTTGAACCGCAATACCGGGTCAGTGTTGGCGAGATCGCTGATCGTTTGCGTGGTTTCAAGGAAAGTCGCAATACCCTGATTACGGATCGGGTAGGTGAAGGCTTCGTGCGTGCCCTTTACTCGACGTATTTGAGTTACCTGCCTCCAGAGCGATTCACCTACGAAGTTCCCAAGTATGGTGATCCGCGTGGTGTGTTCGTCGAGATGCTGAAAACCCCCGACAGTGGGCAATTCTCATTCTTCACGGCTCACCCCGGCATCACGCGCGGCGGTCATTATCACCACACCAAGACCGAGAAGTTCCTGGTCATCAAGGGCCGCGCCCGTTTTGGTTTCCGGCATATAGTTTCCGGCGAGCTCCATGAACTCATTACGGAAGGCGACAAGCCGGAGATCGTTGAAACCGTGCCCGGCTGGACACACGACATTACCAATGTTGGTGATGACGAGATGATCGTGATGCTCTGGGCGAATGAGATCTTCGACCGCGCTCACCCTGATACCTACGCCTGCCAGGTGAAACCATGA